The proteins below are encoded in one region of Candidatus Aegiribacteria sp.:
- a CDS encoding ATP-binding protein: MIERTLKKELLEAAEEYPVVTILGPRQSGKTTLVRATFPGKSYRSLESPDVRQRALGDPRSFLNELAGGAILDEIQRVPELLSYIQGIVDNSSDTGQFILTGSHQPMLHQAVSQSLAGRTAILNLMQFSLKELTFYKKEWNAFELCCMGFFPGLHDKNLSPGRFFSSYIQTYVERDVRSLMNIKNITNFHSFLRLLAGRVGQLINLSNISNDTGVSSTTVRSWIDILKASFMVIELSSYHENIRKRVVRSPKIYFTDTGLLCYLLGIDNSAQLKRDPLRGNIYENLVIMEVLKTRLNTGQRPDLYFYRDSNGKEVDLLIPDGRSIQPIEIKSSSTFTPDFIKGISSLRKVLGNRCNDGIVFYNGEEEFSFESTKITNPLRYPDALSVLTPTKP; the protein is encoded by the coding sequence ATTATAGAACGCACTCTCAAGAAAGAATTGCTGGAAGCAGCAGAAGAGTATCCTGTGGTAACAATACTGGGTCCTCGTCAATCCGGGAAAACAACTTTAGTAAGAGCCACTTTCCCCGGCAAATCCTACCGGTCACTTGAATCACCTGATGTCCGGCAAAGAGCGCTTGGAGATCCTCGCAGTTTTCTTAACGAGCTTGCTGGAGGAGCAATCCTTGATGAGATTCAAAGAGTTCCTGAACTTCTTTCATACATACAGGGAATCGTTGACAACAGCTCCGATACAGGACAATTCATTTTAACGGGCAGTCATCAGCCAATGCTGCATCAGGCAGTTAGTCAATCGCTGGCTGGTAGAACTGCTATTCTTAACCTCATGCAATTTTCACTAAAAGAGCTTACTTTCTATAAAAAAGAATGGAATGCATTTGAGCTTTGCTGCATGGGCTTTTTCCCTGGACTTCATGATAAAAATCTTTCCCCGGGAAGATTTTTCTCAAGCTACATACAAACCTATGTTGAAAGAGATGTCAGATCTCTGATGAACATCAAAAATATTACAAACTTCCATTCCTTTCTGCGCCTGCTTGCGGGCAGAGTAGGACAACTTATAAATCTTTCAAACATCAGTAACGATACCGGTGTATCCTCTACTACAGTAAGATCATGGATAGATATCCTGAAAGCCTCATTCATGGTTATAGAATTATCTTCGTACCATGAGAATATCAGAAAAAGAGTAGTTCGATCTCCAAAAATCTATTTTACAGATACCGGCCTGTTGTGCTATCTCCTGGGTATAGACAACTCTGCTCAACTGAAACGCGACCCTCTGAGGGGAAATATTTACGAGAATCTTGTGATTATGGAAGTTTTGAAGACCAGACTCAATACGGGACAAAGACCTGATCTGTACTTTTACAGAGATTCAAACGGCAAAGAAGTTGATCTGCTGATACCCGATGGAAGATCAATCCAGCCGATAGAGATAAAATCCTCATCAACCTTTACTCCAGACTTTATAAAAGGAATTTCTTCGCTGAGAAAAGTACTGGGAAATCGATGCAACGATGGAATAGTTTTTTACAATGGAGAAGAAGAATTCTCATTTGAAAGCACAAAGATAACAAACCCCTTAAGATATCCAGATGCTTTATCTGTCCTGACCCCCACAAAACCGTAA